Proteins co-encoded in one Symmachiella macrocystis genomic window:
- a CDS encoding Gfo/Idh/MocA family protein, producing MGRQQVNVAIIGMGFGAEFIPIYQRHPQAKMYAICQRSEAKLNEIGDAFGIEKRYTNYDDVLADPDVDFVHINTPIPDHARQSIAALKAGKHVMCTVPMATSIAECEEIVNLVKETGLKYMMAETVVYAREFLFTKELYEKGDLGKVQFLQASHVQDMDGWPDYWPGLPPMHYATHCVGPCMALTRDEAEYVSCFGSGTIREELIPKYNSPFAVETTHIKFRNSDLTARIHRSLFDVARQYRESFDVYGTKQAFEWPLIEGEDPVLHTAKKPEPEIPERIKVPDYAHLLPEEIQPFTTGGVYDADDHQHLSFTQGAGHGGSHPHLAHEFLSALIEDRDPYPNAVQSANWTCVGICAHESALKGGEIVRLPEFTLS from the coding sequence ATGGGTCGGCAACAGGTGAACGTCGCGATTATTGGCATGGGCTTTGGTGCGGAGTTTATCCCGATTTATCAACGCCATCCGCAGGCCAAAATGTACGCCATTTGCCAACGGTCCGAGGCGAAGCTCAACGAGATAGGCGACGCTTTCGGGATCGAAAAACGCTACACCAACTACGACGACGTCCTCGCCGACCCGGACGTCGATTTCGTGCACATCAACACACCAATCCCCGACCACGCACGGCAATCGATCGCCGCCCTCAAAGCAGGCAAGCACGTGATGTGCACGGTTCCCATGGCGACCAGCATCGCCGAGTGCGAGGAAATCGTCAATCTGGTCAAAGAGACCGGCCTCAAATACATGATGGCCGAAACCGTGGTCTATGCCCGCGAATTTCTATTCACCAAGGAACTCTACGAAAAGGGCGACTTGGGCAAAGTGCAATTCCTGCAGGCCAGCCATGTGCAGGACATGGACGGCTGGCCCGACTATTGGCCCGGATTGCCCCCCATGCACTACGCCACCCACTGCGTCGGTCCCTGTATGGCACTGACACGCGACGAAGCGGAGTACGTCTCCTGTTTCGGATCGGGCACGATTCGTGAAGAGTTGATCCCGAAATACAACTCTCCCTTCGCTGTGGAAACCACGCACATCAAATTCCGCAATTCGGACCTGACTGCCAGAATTCACCGTTCACTTTTCGACGTCGCCCGCCAATACCGCGAAAGCTTTGACGTCTACGGCACCAAACAAGCTTTTGAGTGGCCGTTGATCGAAGGTGAAGATCCGGTACTGCACACTGCCAAAAAACCGGAGCCGGAAATCCCCGAGCGGATCAAGGTCCCGGACTACGCGCATCTCTTGCCGGAAGAAATCCAACCCTTCACCACCGGCGGTGTCTATGATGCGGACGACCACCAACACCTCTCCTTCACACAAGGTGCCGGTCACGGCGGATCACACCCCCATTTGGCGCACGAATTCCTCTCCGCCCTGATCGAAGACCGCGACCCCTATCCCAATGC
- a CDS encoding type II toxin-antitoxin system RelE/ParE family toxin, with product MGAGPGTASVNVMVVYFHRDADRELRELWEWYSQRDSTVATRFLRAVDNAVERIQSHPPSHPIELD from the coding sequence ATGGGAGCAGGTCCGGGAACAGCTTCGGTAAACGTTATGGTCGTCTACTTTCATCGCGACGCAGACCGTGAGCTACGTGAGTTGTGGGAATGGTATTCCCAACGCGATTCCACAGTGGCAACACGATTCCTTCGCGCAGTAGACAACGCCGTCGAACGCATACAGTCCCACCCACCTTCTCATCCGATCGAATTAGACTAA
- a CDS encoding site-2 protease family protein: protein MGYVVSALLIGLAILIHELGHLVAAWWTKIPVARFSVGIGPKVWGWRRGETDYWLSAIPLGGYVLPAVEDHDEFVKIPVSRRLIFAFGGPVANILLSFVCLAVYNVSQGGLSLSAISVEPVVQIGNMIMAMIAAIGGLFTGAGEVSGVVGIVAVGDKIVSGGFIGMLKFLNALSISLAVFNMLPMPPLDGGKIMMYLLESIDRRLLWLHERLTIAGIVLILGLMVYATYGDVQALLN, encoded by the coding sequence ATGGGATATGTCGTTAGCGCCTTGTTGATCGGACTGGCGATCTTAATTCATGAGTTGGGGCATTTGGTCGCCGCTTGGTGGACCAAGATTCCGGTCGCTCGGTTTTCCGTGGGCATCGGCCCGAAGGTTTGGGGCTGGCGGCGGGGTGAGACCGACTATTGGTTGTCGGCGATTCCCCTGGGAGGCTACGTCCTGCCGGCTGTGGAAGATCATGACGAGTTTGTGAAGATTCCCGTTTCGCGACGTTTGATCTTTGCCTTTGGTGGACCGGTCGCCAATATCCTGCTCTCGTTTGTCTGCTTGGCGGTTTACAACGTCTCGCAGGGTGGGTTGAGCCTGTCGGCTATCTCAGTGGAACCGGTCGTGCAAATCGGCAATATGATCATGGCGATGATCGCAGCCATCGGCGGATTGTTCACCGGAGCCGGCGAAGTTTCGGGCGTCGTGGGCATCGTGGCTGTGGGAGATAAAATTGTCTCCGGTGGATTTATCGGGATGCTGAAATTCCTGAATGCGTTGAGTATCAGCTTGGCCGTATTCAACATGCTGCCCATGCCTCCGCTGGATGGCGGCAAGATTATGATGTATCTACTCGAATCGATCGATCGCCGGTTGCTGTGGTTGCACGAACGCTTGACGATTGCGGGCATTGTGCTGATTCTGGGTTTGATGGTTTACGCAACCTATGGCGACGTGCAAGCATTGTTGAATTAG
- a CDS encoding histidine phosphatase family protein: MKTLPPSDTTYLFLVRHGATDANLQQPYILQGQGINGPLSKLGVRQAAACSALLSEFPLSQVYASPMLRAQESAAAIAKPHQLPVQTAGDINECDVGRWEGLDWGSIERDFAEEYAYFRENPAKHGYLEGESYGDVAARVTPVLNGLLEKHRGESIVVVAHNVVNRVYLATLLGVPLELAPTIRQANCGVNIIRHNPQETVVTTMNAAFHLDGLTVG; the protein is encoded by the coding sequence ATGAAAACTCTTCCCCCCTCGGACACGACCTATTTGTTTTTGGTACGACACGGCGCAACGGATGCGAATTTGCAGCAGCCTTATATCTTGCAAGGGCAAGGGATTAACGGGCCGCTGAGCAAATTGGGTGTGCGACAGGCTGCCGCGTGCAGCGCGCTGTTGAGCGAGTTTCCTCTCTCACAAGTCTACGCCAGCCCCATGCTGCGGGCACAAGAATCGGCGGCGGCAATTGCAAAGCCGCACCAGTTGCCGGTGCAAACGGCCGGGGACATTAACGAATGTGACGTGGGCCGTTGGGAAGGATTGGACTGGGGTTCAATCGAGCGGGATTTCGCCGAGGAGTATGCCTATTTCCGCGAAAACCCCGCGAAACATGGCTATCTTGAAGGAGAGTCGTACGGCGATGTTGCAGCCCGGGTCACGCCGGTGCTCAACGGGTTGTTGGAGAAACACCGGGGCGAATCGATCGTCGTGGTGGCTCACAACGTCGTCAATCGCGTCTATCTGGCGACTCTGCTGGGCGTTCCGTTGGAACTAGCTCCCACGATTCGACAAGCGAATTGCGGCGTGAACATTATCCGCCACAATCCGCAGGAGACAGTCGTCACCACGATGAACGCGGCGTTTCATCTCGATGGATTGACGGTCGGGTGA